GGGCATGTGATCGGTGCGGTCGACGTGTCCGGCCCGGCGTCCACGGTGCACCCCACCACGATCGCGCTGGTGGACCTGGTGGCGCGGCTGGCCGAATCGCAACTGCGGGAGGCGCACGCCAGGACGCTGGACCGGCTGCGGGCGGTGGCGGCCCCGATGTTGGCCCGGCTGGGCGAGCCTGCGTTGGCCGTCGATCCGGAAGGGTGGGTGGCCGCGGTCGACTCGATGCCCCCGCACAACCGGATCATGTTGCCGCAGAAAGCAGGACCGGGCAGGACATGGATACCGGCGTTGGGGGCGTGTGAGTTGGAGCCGCTTTCGGGCGGATGGTTGGTGCGGCCCGTCCCGGACGAAACCTGTGACGAGGCGGCCACCGCTGAGCTGACGCTGGACCTGCGCCAGCAGCCGGTGCTGGAACTGTCCGGGCCGTCCGGGTCGTGGCGGCAGGACATCTCGCCCCGGCATGCGGAGATCCTGCTGGTGCTGGCCACACATCGGGCCGGGCGGTCCGCTCCGGAGCTGGCGGCTGACCTCTACGGTGACCGGAGCCGAGTGGTGACTGTCAGGGCCGAGATGTCGCGTCTGCGAAAGCAACTGGTCGGCATCATCGAGGCGCAGCCTTACCGGTTCGGTGCCGGGATCGAAGTCCGCGTGCATCGCCCGGCGGATCCCGCGACGTTGTTGCCGTCCTCGAGCGCCCCGGCGGTGCGGCAAGCCAGGGGTCAGTCCGCGACGTAGGACGTCATCGACAGCGACCCGTAGCTGTACCCGTCCACCAGCACCGAGGCCGGCCGAGCGCCCGCGATACCGGCGAAGTACAGCATCGGGATGAAGTGATCGGGCGTCGGGACCGCGATCGGATAGTCGGGATGGTCACGTAGCCGCAGTACCTCGGCCGGATCGGTGGTGAGTATCTCCCGCGCCGCGGTATCGAACCGGGCTGCCCAGTCGAATCCGGTGTCGGCGAAGCCGGAGTCCATCAGGCGCAGATTGTGCACGATGTTGCCGCTGCCGAGCACCAGGACCCCCGCATCGCGCAAGGGGGCCAGCCGTGCACCGAGATTGAGGTGGTACTCCAGCGGTTGTTCGGCATTGATGGACAGCTGGACCACGGGGATGTCCGCCTCGGGGAAGGCGTGCACCAGGACCGACCAGGCACCGTGATCGATACCCCAGCTGTCCTCGTCGGCGCCCACCCAGGTGGGCTGGACGATCTCGGCGATCTCATCGACCAGCCCGGGTAAACCCGGTGCGGGATAACGGATATCGAAGAGTTCACGGGGGAACCCGTAGAAGTCGTGGATGGTGCGGGGCCAGGACATCGCGGTGACGGCCGTGGCGTTGATGTACCAGTGCGCGCTGATGACCAGGATGGCCCGCGGCCGGGGAGATGACCGGCCGAACGCCCGCCATGCGGCGGTGTACGGGTTGTCATCGACGGCGTTCATCGGGCTGCCGTGCCCGATGAACGCGGCGGGCATGGCGTTCATGAGTCGACGCTACCGCCGGACTGCCGGGCCCGCCCTGACTGTGTGACCGAGGTCTCGGAGGTAGGCCTTGCGGTACGCACGTACCAAGTTAGGGTCACCTTACCTACGATTGGAAGTGAGGTCCCGATGCGGAAGATCCGTGTGGCGGTCATCGGAGCCGGCCCGGCAGGCATCTACGCCTCCGACATTCTGACCAGCGAGTACCCAGATGCTCGGGTCGATCTGTTCGATCGGCTGCCCGCGCCGTACGGACTGGTCCGCTACGGCGTGGCTCCCGACCACCCGCGCATCAAGGAGATCATCAAGGCGCTGCGCCGCGTGCTCTCTCGTGACGAGATCCGGTTCATCGGCAACGTGCACTACGGCACCGACCTCTCGCTGGCGGACCTGCGCAGTCACTACGACGCGGTCATCTTCTCCACCGGCGCCCGCCACGACCGACCGCTGGACATCCCCGGTATCGACCTGCCGGGCAGCCATGGCGCGGCGGACTTCGTCTCCTGGTACGACGGGCATCCGGACGTGCCGCGGGACTGGCCGCTGCAGGCCCGCGAGGTCGCGGTCCTCGGCGCGGGCAATGTGGCCCTCGATATCGCCAGGTTGCTGGCCAAACCTGCCGACGAACAGCTCGGCACGGAGATCCCCGGCAACGTCTACGCCGGGCTCGCGCTCAACCAAGCCACCGATGTCCACGTCTTTGCCCGGCGCGGCCCGGCCCAGATCAAGTTCTCGCCCATGGAATTTCGTGAACTCTCGCACTCGCCGAGCGTCGACGTCATCGTGCACCCCGAGGGCTTCGAGATCGACGAGGCGAGCCAGAAGGCCATCAACTCGAGTAAGTCGACCAAGCTCGTCGTCGACACCATGATGAAGTACATGGACCGGGAACCGACCGGCGCTCCGCACCGCATCCACATCCATCTGTGCCAGTCTCCCGTCGCGGTACTGGGCACCGAGCGGGTCGAGGGACTGCGCACCGAACGCACCGAACTCATCGGTGACGGCACTGTCCGTGGCACCGGCGAATTCACCGATTGGCCCGTGCAGGCCGTCTACCGTGCGGTGGGTTACCTGTCCTCGCACCTGGCCGATCTGCCGTTCGATCATCACGCAGGGGTGATTCCCAACGATGCAGGCCGAGTTCTCGACGCCGACTGGATGGTGGTCGCCGCCACCTATGTCACCGGATGGATCAAGCGCGGACCGATCGGACTCATCGGGCACACGAAATCGGATGCGGCCGAGACTGTTTCCAGCTTGCTTGCCGACCTTCCCGCCATCCCGCCGCCCGCCGTCACCGACCCCGAGGCCATTCTCGAGGTCTTGGCTGGCAGGGGTGTGGATTACACCACCTGGGCCGAATGGGAACGCCTCGACGCCCACGAGATCGCCCTGGGCGCCGAGCAGGGCCGCGAACGCGTCAAGGTCGTGTCGCGCGAGGACATGATCGCGGCGGGGCGCGGCTGACCTCGCGCCGTAGCCTCAGCCGCCGAGGTAGGCGTCCGCCCAGGCACCGATGATCCGGCCGGCACGCTTGGCCTGGCCGGGGCCGGTCAACAGGTGCTCGGAGCCCTCAAGGGAGACGAAGCTGCGCGGATGGCGGGCGGTCTGGAAGATATCGCTGGCGTTTTGGATGCCGACGGTGTTGTCGGTCGGGGAGTGCAGGATCAACAGCGGCAGCTTCAGGTCGCGGATCTTGTCGCGTAGATCGGCGCGCCGGACGTCCTCGACGAAGGCCCGCTTGAGGGTCAGGGTCTTGCCGCCGACCATCCACTGCCCGCTGCCCTCGGCGAACACCTGCTCCAGGCAGGCGTCGTACTGATGCTCGACATGGGTGGGATCGAACGGTGCGCCGACGGTCACCACGGCGCGCACTCCGGGGCAGTCCCGGGCCGCGGCGATGGCGGCGGCCCCACCCCAGGAGTGGCCCACCAGCAGGTCGGCAGGGGTGCCCCGGTCGGCCATGAAACGACAGGCCTCGATCAAATCGTGCACCTTGACGGTGAACGAGCCGTCGCCCCAGTCGCCCCGCGAACCGCCCAGCCCGAGAGCGTCGAACCGCAACATGCCGATGCCGTCGGCGGCCAGTTGTTTGCAGATCCGAGCCGCCGCCGGGGAGTCCTTACCGAGGGTGAACCCGTGCGAGAACACCCCCCAACCGCGCACCGGCCCCTCGGGCAGGTCGATGATCCCGGCCAGCTCCGGACCCGTCGCGCTGGGGAAGATGCAGCGTTGCGCCATGGGTGGAGGTGTATCACGTCGGCACCGCGCCGTTTAGGGTGGCGGTCGTGCCGCTTCACACCATCGCACTCGAACTCGTCCCACCGAACGTGGAACGGGGTGCGCAGTACGCCGTCGACGAGGCGGCCAAGGTGCGGGCGCTCTCGGCCGAGTCGGGTGTGTCCATCGGACACATCATGATTCCCGGCATGATCGACGAGGACGACGACCGTCCCGTCGAGATGAAACCCAAGATGGACGTGCTCGAGTACTGGTCGCTGATCCGGCCCGAACTGCCCGAGGCGCGTGGACTGTGTACCCAGGTGACGTCCTTCCTCGACGAGAGCGCGCTGCGCGGCCGGCTCACCGAGCTGAACGCGGCGAACTTCGACGGCATCGCGTTCGTCGGTGTGCCGCGCACCCTCAAAGACGGTGAGGGTGGTGGCGTCGCCCCCACCGATGCGCTGTCCACCTTCGCTTCGTTGGTACCCAATCGCGGTGTGATCCTCATCCCGACCCGCGATGGTGAGCAAGGTCGGTTCACGTTCAAGCTGGACCAGGGCGCGACCTACGGCATGACCCAGCTGCTGTACTCCGATGCCATCGTGGGCTTCCTCACCGAGTTCGCCGCGACCACCGATCATCGCCCCGAGATCCTGCTGTCCTTTGGTTTCGTGCCGCAGCTGGAGTCCAAGGTCGGCCTGATCAACTGGCTGATCCAGGACCCCGGTAACGCCGCCGTGGCCGCCGAGCAGGAGTTCGTGACCCGGATCGCCGGGCTGGATCCGGCCGAGAAACGCCGTGAGATGCTCGATCTGTACAAGCGGGTCATCGACGGTGTCGGTGCGCTCGGCTTCCCGCTCAGCGTGCACTTCGAGGCGGCCTACGGTCCGTCGCGGCCGGCCTTCGAGACCTTCGCTGCGATGCTCGACTACTGGTCGCCGGCGAGTTCCAGCTCGAACGCCGGATAGTCGTCGAGCATCCGCCGCAGCGCCGCCTCGAACTGCCACATCGAGGACAGGTCGTGGTTCAACCGGCAGTCCACCGCGGCGGGCGATCCCGGCGGCGGGTCATCGTGCACCCGGTCGGCGACGGTGTCGAACAGACTGTGTGGGACCGCCAGGTAATGCCAGGGGTCGTGGTGCGGAGCGGTCAGCGTCGCCGCGACCAGCAGCCCGTGGCCGGTCGCGATGACGTGGGCGGCGGCGACGCGCACCGGACGGTGCGTCTCGGACACTGCCCATTCGGCAGCAGCTGCCCGGCTCTGCAGGACGTGTAACCGGACATCGTCGGTCAGCAGGGCGGGGAACTCGGAGCGGGTGATCAGCGGGTAGTCCTCGCCGAGACAATCGCTCAGCAGGGCGGTGAAGTAATCGGCCATGTCGGCCTCCCGGTCTCTCGTACTTCCGTGGTCGCCGACCTCGAGCGTGCACCCGGACGACGGCGATGGTCAACCGCCTATCCTTGGGTAAATGTCCGTCCGTGAGCTCTACGCCCGTCTGGACGGTCTGACCTACCGCGACGCCTCCCGGTTGGGGCGTCGGCTCAAGGGCCTGCGCGGCGACCCACCGGAGTCGCTGCTCGAACAGTTCGCCGCGGCCGAGGCCCTGGTGGCGACCCGGGCGTCCGCGGTACCGCAGATCAACTACCCGGATCTGCCCGTCTCGGACAGCCGCGAGGAGCTGGCGAAGGCGATCAGCGAGAACCAGGTGGTGGTGGTGGCCGGGGCCACCGGGTCGGGCAAGACGACCCAGCTGCCCAAGATCTGTCTGGAGCTCGGCCGCGGGATCCGCGGCACCATCGGGCACACTCAGCCCCGTCGGCTGGCCGCGCGTACGGTCGCACAACGCATCGCCGACGAACTGGGCACCCCGCTCGGGTCCACGGTGGGTTACACGGTGCGGTTCACCGATCAGGCCAGTGACTCCACGCTGATCAAGTTGATGACCGACGGAATCCTGCTCGCCGAGATCCAGCGGGACCGCCGGCTGTTGCGCTACGACACGCTGATCCTCGACGAGGCCCACGAGCGCAGCCTCAACATCGACTTCCTGCTCGGCTATCTGCGCGAGCTGCTGCCGCGCCGCCCGGATCTGAAGGTCATCGTCACGTCGGCCACCATCGCGCCGGGACGGTTCGCGGAACACTTCGCGATCGACGGGGTGGCGGCCCCCATCGTCGAGGTGTCGGGGCGGACCTACCCGGTGGAGATCCGGTACCGGCCGCTGGAGGTGCCGATCGGCCGCGACGAGGACGCAGACGACTCGGCCGATCCCGACGATCCCGATCACGAGATCGTGCGCACCGAGATGCGCGACGTCGGTGAGGCCATCGTCGATGCGGTCCGCGAGTTGGAGTCCGAACCCCCCGGCGACGTGCTGGTGTTCCTGTCCGGGGAACGCGAGATCCGTGACACCTTCGACTCACTCAAGGACCTGCCGAATACCGAGGTGTTGCCGCTGTATGCCCGGCTGCCTACCGCCGAACAGCAGAAGGTGTTCACCCCCAGCCGTTCTGGCCGACGAATCGTGCTGGCCACCAACGTTGCCGAGACCTCGCTGACGGTGCCCGGGATCCGGTATGTGGTCGACCCGGGAACGGCCCGCATCTCGCGCTACAGCCGGCGCACCAAGGTGCAGCGCCTGCCCATCGAACCGATATCGCAGGCCTCGGCGGATCAGCGGGCGGGCCGGTCGGGCCGCACCGCGCCAGGCGTGTGCATCCGGCTGTATTCGGAGGCCGATTACGCAGCACGGCCCCGCTACACCGATCCGGAGATCCTGCGCACCAATCTGGCCGCGGTGATCCTGCAGATGTCGGCACTCAAACTCGGTGATGTGCAGGACTTTCCGTTCCTGGACCCGCCGGACGCACGCAGCGTCCGTGACGGCGTGCAGCTGTTGCAGGAACTCGGTGCCTTCGACACCTCGGGCGCACTCACCGAAACAGGGCGGCGGCTGGCGAGGTTGCCACTGGACCCGCGCATCGGCCGGATGATCCTTGCCGCGCACGACGAGAACTGCGTGCGCGAGGTGTTGGTGATCGCCGCCGCGCTGTCCATCCCGGACCCGCGTGAGCGCCCGGCGGACCGGGAAGAGGCGGCGCGGCAGAAGCACGCCCGCTTCGCCGACGAACACTCGGATTTCGTGTCCTATCTGAACCTGTGGCGGTATCTGCGGGAGCAGCGCAAGGAGCGGTCCGGCAGCGCATTCCGCCGGATGTGTCGCGAGGAGTTCCTGCACTACCTACGGATCAGGGAATGGCAGGATCTGGCCGGACAGCTGCGCAGCATCGCCGGCGATCTGGGCATCCGGGAGGTATCCGAGGATGCCGACCCGACTCGTATCCATGCCGCATTGACCGCCGGGTTGTTGTCCCACATCGGATTACGCGAAGGTGATGGTCGCGACTACCAGGGGGCCCGAAACACCAAGTTCGTGCTGGCGCCGGGTTCGGTACTGACCCGCAAGCCCCCGCGCTGGATCGTCGTCGCCGATCTGGTCGAGACCAGCAGGCTCTTCGGTCGGACGGCGGCCCGTATCGACCCCGACTCGATCGAACGGGTCGCCGGGCACCTGGTGGCGCGCACCTACAGCGAACCGCACTGGGACGCCCGCCGTGGCGCGGTGATGGCCTTCGAACGCGTCACCCTGTACGGATTGCCGCTGGTACCGCGCCGGTCCGTCGGATACGGCCGGATCGACCCGGAAGTCTCACGGGAACTGTTCATCCGCCATGCCCTCGTCGAAGGTGACTGGCAGACCCGGCATCACTTCTTCCGGGACAACGCCCGACTACGCGCCGAACTCGAGGAGGTCGAGGAACGGGCGCGGCGCCGCGATCTGCTGATCGGCGATGACGAACTGTTCGCCCTCTACGACGCCCGGATACCGCCGGAGGCGGTCTCGGCCAGGCACTTCGACGCCTGGTGGAAGAAGCAGCGGCACAAGACACCGGATCTGCTGACCTTCACCCGAGACGAATTGCTGCGCACCGAGCAGTCCGACGAGCATCCCGACACGTGGCGTACCGAGGATCTGGCCCTTCCGCTGACCTATCGCTTCGAGCCGGGCGCCGCGGACGACGGTGTGACGGTGCACATCCCGGTGGAAGTGCTGACCCGCATCGGTGGTGACGGGTTCGCCTGGCAGGTGCCCGCATTGCGCGAGGAGCTGGTGACCGCGCTGATCAAGTCGCTGCCCAAGGATCTGCGCCGCAACTTCGTTCCGGCGCCGGACACCGCCAGGGCGATCCTGGACGATATGCACCCCGAGAACGGGTCGCTGTTGACCGAGATCGCCAGGGAACTGCGCAGGCGTACTGGCGTCGTGGTGCCGGCGGAGGCCTTCGACGTGGCCAAAGTGCCCGCCCACCTGCGGGTCACCTTCGCCGTGGAGGCCGCCGACGGTGCCGAGGTGGCGCGCGGCAAAGACCTTGCCGCGCTACAGGATCGGTTGGCCGCACCGGTTCAGCGGGCGGTCGCCCGCGCGGTCGCGGGCTCGTGGGAGCGCAGTGGCCTCACCGGTTGGCCTGCCGATCTCGACGAGCTGCCGCGCAGTGTGGAGCAGGCCAGCGGCGGGCACACCGTGCGTGGGTTCCCGGCCTTCGTCGACTCGGGAACCGCCGTGGATGTGAAGGTCTTTGCGTTGGCGGCCGAGCAGGCCGCCGTGATGCGTCCAGGTCTGCGCCGGCTGGTGCGGCTGTCTGTGCCCTCGCCGGTCAAGCCCGTCGAGCGTGGACTGGACATGCGCGCCCGATTGACGCTGAATACCAGCCCCGACGGGCCGCTGGCCGCGTTGCTCGACGATTGCGCCGATGCCGCGGTGGACGTATTCGCCCGCGAATTGGTATGGACAAGAAGAGATTTCGAGGCGCTGACGGCGCGGGTCGGGAAGTCGCTGGCCACCACGACGATGGATGTCGCGCGACGGGTCGAGAAGGTGCTGGCCGCCGCGCACGAGGCGCAGGTGTCCATCCCCGACAAGCCCGTGCAAGCCCAGGTCGATGCGGTCACCGATGTCCGCGCACAGTTGGATCGTCTGCTGCCCAAGGGTTTCGTGACGCTGACCGGTGTGACCAAGTTGGCTGACCTCACCCGTTACCTGCTGGCCATCGGCCGGCGGATGGAACGGCTGCCGCATGCTCTGGTGGCAGACCGGGATCGGATGGACCGGGTGCACGCCGTCGAGGATGCCTACGATGACTTGCTGTGCAGCCTGTCCCCGTCCCGTGCTGCCGGCCAGGATGTCATCGATATCGGTTGGCAGATCGAGGAATTGCGGGTGAGCCTGTGGGCTCAACAGCTGGGGACGCCGCGGCCGGTCAGCGAACAGCGGATCTACAAGGCCATCGGGGCGATCCGGTAGCGGTGACTACCGCGTAGCGCGTCGGGTTGTTCTATTGCCGCACCTGGTGCTATTTGCATTTATGCGAATTCTTGCACCGAATAGTTAAATAGAATAAACGGATATTGCTATCAAAACGTGTTGAATATGTGCACGGAATTTCAAATGCAGAGGGTTATCTTTTCTTCGTTCCGCCACGGCGTTGCTTTCCGGCCACGCCGTAACCCTCACCTCATGGGAGAAAGTAATGCGATCGAATACGTCCACGATGCTTCGCGTCGGCGCGGTGACTCCGATGGCGCTCGCTGCGGCCATGTGTTTCGCCGGAGTCGCGAACGCGGCCACCAGCGTCAACTGGAGTTGCCAGGGCACCGTCCTCGGTGTTTCCCAGACCTCCAGCATGAACACCTCGGTCGACGGTACCGCGCCGGCTTCGGTTACTGCGGGCTCTCCCGTGACCATCATCCTCACTCCGGGCTCGTCGAGCGTTCCGTCGTCGGCCTCCGGTTTCACGGTGACGAACATCAGCAATCTGAAGATGATCATCCCGGTCCCGGCCAACTCGACATTCGTCTCCACCAGCACATCTGGCGGAACTGTGTCCGGCTCGGCGGCGTTGGTGGGCTCTGATGTGGTGCTCACCGTTCCCGGACCGATCAGCGGTGGCAGCAGCTTCACGCCACCCGCGGTGACCATCAACCTCACGGCCAATGCGCCCGGAACGATCACCAGCAAGTACGCCGGCACGAGCTACTCCAGTCCCGGCATGACCATGACCACCCGGGTGTCACCCGGTATCAACGTTGCGACGTCGTGCTATCCGAATCCGTCGCCGACGCTCACCACCACCAACGTCACCTGAGCGTATCGCCGCGCTCGCGCATGACATGAAAAATGTCCGATAGCCCTCGGTGGGGCGAATCCCACCGAGGGTTATCGGCATTCCGCCATTCGCATCTCATCACTATTTCCCGACCTCGATTCCCGATCGATTGATCCGGTGTTCCGGGTGCCGGCCGGGTCAGTCGATAATGCGTCGGCGTCGACCCGCAGGCGCCGGTTCGATGCGAGAATTCCTGGCCCCGGTATACAAACGAATGTGGGCCCCGCTCACCAGAGCGGGGCCCACGAGTCGTGACGGCGCGGTGGTTATGCCGCGGCGCCGGAAGGCTCGCTTGCAGATGTGCTACCGCCGGCATCGGAGGTGCTGCCGCCGGCGCCCGAAGTGGCGTTCTCCGAGCGGTTTTCGCGGCTGCTCGGCTGACCGGAGTCGGCGGACTCCGGCGTCTTGCTGCTGCGGGCGTTTCGGGTGCCGAGGTCGCCATCAGTGCTCTCAGTCGACGGAGACCGTAGATCCTGGTATCCGGATTCGCGCTCGGACTCGGCCTCGGTGTCGGTGGGCTCTGCCGAGAGGGACTCGGTCAGGTCGGGCACGGTCAGGTCGGGTGCGGTGATCTCCGGCTCGGTCAGGTCGGGTTCGGTGACCTCCGGTTCTGCTGCCAGCTGCTCGGTGGGAGTGGCGCCGTCGATTGCAGGTTGCTCGGCGCCGGGTTCGACGGCGGCGGAGCCTTGGGCACTTTCGGCGCCCTCCGCGCCCTCGGTGCGCAGGACCACCGTGGTCACGCTCGACTCGTCCGCAGGCAATGCCGAGGGGCCTTGATCTGCGACCCTTGCCGCCAGCGGCGTGGCCATCGCCGTCGCCGGCGGTACCGCACCGAGCGCCTCGGCGATCGAGTTCATGGCTCTGAGGGCCATGTCGATCAACCCGTCGGGGCTCAGTAACCCCGCATTGAAGCCGAAGCCATTGAAGAAGGCGCCGACCATCGCGCCCGGCACACCGAATGCGTCGTTGATCGCACCCAGCCAGTCGCCGGTTTGTACGGCGTTCAAGACGGATTGGAACTGGACCGCGGTGGCCTCGACGATGGCCGGCGGGATGGCGAGAGCGCCGAAGACCAGCCCAAGAGCGCCCTGTACCCCGGCCTCGACGGCATTCGCGAAATTCTGCGCCATCGTGGAGGGAATTTCCATCAGATTGATCAGCGGGAAGGCGCTGAAGAGCAGGTATCCCGACACCGCTCCGTAGAGCGCGGGCAGACCATTGGTGATGTCACCGGCCAGGATCTGATCCCAGGCGTTCTTGAGGTTCATCGGAAGGCCGTTGG
This DNA window, taken from Mycolicibacterium neoaurum, encodes the following:
- a CDS encoding GAF domain-containing protein, which gives rise to MAGASNPEPAVAVGDDPRRYAMLLSEVYDATMAGGRSPAKPRPVIAESWNRLLDSGIDPERHDPPDIDRSGLDLLRQSSGLLTVLEDITRGLESVIADGSNILVVADARGRVLWRSGTPRVLGNADRLGFVEGADWGESAVGTNAIGTALVSRRAVQIFSAEHFLRSHHAWTCAGAPIRDPRTGHVIGAVDVSGPASTVHPTTIALVDLVARLAESQLREAHARTLDRLRAVAAPMLARLGEPALAVDPEGWVAAVDSMPPHNRIMLPQKAGPGRTWIPALGACELEPLSGGWLVRPVPDETCDEAATAELTLDLRQQPVLELSGPSGSWRQDISPRHAEILLVLATHRAGRSAPELAADLYGDRSRVVTVRAEMSRLRKQLVGIIEAQPYRFGAGIEVRVHRPADPATLLPSSSAPAVRQARGQSAT
- a CDS encoding FAD-dependent oxidoreductase; this encodes MRKIRVAVIGAGPAGIYASDILTSEYPDARVDLFDRLPAPYGLVRYGVAPDHPRIKEIIKALRRVLSRDEIRFIGNVHYGTDLSLADLRSHYDAVIFSTGARHDRPLDIPGIDLPGSHGAADFVSWYDGHPDVPRDWPLQAREVAVLGAGNVALDIARLLAKPADEQLGTEIPGNVYAGLALNQATDVHVFARRGPAQIKFSPMEFRELSHSPSVDVIVHPEGFEIDEASQKAINSSKSTKLVVDTMMKYMDREPTGAPHRIHIHLCQSPVAVLGTERVEGLRTERTELIGDGTVRGTGEFTDWPVQAVYRAVGYLSSHLADLPFDHHAGVIPNDAGRVLDADWMVVAATYVTGWIKRGPIGLIGHTKSDAAETVSSLLADLPAIPPPAVTDPEAILEVLAGRGVDYTTWAEWERLDAHEIALGAEQGRERVKVVSREDMIAAGRG
- a CDS encoding alpha/beta hydrolase family protein, translating into MAQRCIFPSATGPELAGIIDLPEGPVRGWGVFSHGFTLGKDSPAAARICKQLAADGIGMLRFDALGLGGSRGDWGDGSFTVKVHDLIEACRFMADRGTPADLLVGHSWGGAAAIAAARDCPGVRAVVTVGAPFDPTHVEHQYDACLEQVFAEGSGQWMVGGKTLTLKRAFVEDVRRADLRDKIRDLKLPLLILHSPTDNTVGIQNASDIFQTARHPRSFVSLEGSEHLLTGPGQAKRAGRIIGAWADAYLGG
- a CDS encoding mycobacterial-type methylenetetrahydrofolate reductase, whose amino-acid sequence is MPLHTIALELVPPNVERGAQYAVDEAAKVRALSAESGVSIGHIMIPGMIDEDDDRPVEMKPKMDVLEYWSLIRPELPEARGLCTQVTSFLDESALRGRLTELNAANFDGIAFVGVPRTLKDGEGGGVAPTDALSTFASLVPNRGVILIPTRDGEQGRFTFKLDQGATYGMTQLLYSDAIVGFLTEFAATTDHRPEILLSFGFVPQLESKVGLINWLIQDPGNAAVAAEQEFVTRIAGLDPAEKRREMLDLYKRVIDGVGALGFPLSVHFEAAYGPSRPAFETFAAMLDYWSPASSSSNAG
- the hrpA gene encoding ATP-dependent RNA helicase HrpA, giving the protein MSVRELYARLDGLTYRDASRLGRRLKGLRGDPPESLLEQFAAAEALVATRASAVPQINYPDLPVSDSREELAKAISENQVVVVAGATGSGKTTQLPKICLELGRGIRGTIGHTQPRRLAARTVAQRIADELGTPLGSTVGYTVRFTDQASDSTLIKLMTDGILLAEIQRDRRLLRYDTLILDEAHERSLNIDFLLGYLRELLPRRPDLKVIVTSATIAPGRFAEHFAIDGVAAPIVEVSGRTYPVEIRYRPLEVPIGRDEDADDSADPDDPDHEIVRTEMRDVGEAIVDAVRELESEPPGDVLVFLSGEREIRDTFDSLKDLPNTEVLPLYARLPTAEQQKVFTPSRSGRRIVLATNVAETSLTVPGIRYVVDPGTARISRYSRRTKVQRLPIEPISQASADQRAGRSGRTAPGVCIRLYSEADYAARPRYTDPEILRTNLAAVILQMSALKLGDVQDFPFLDPPDARSVRDGVQLLQELGAFDTSGALTETGRRLARLPLDPRIGRMILAAHDENCVREVLVIAAALSIPDPRERPADREEAARQKHARFADEHSDFVSYLNLWRYLREQRKERSGSAFRRMCREEFLHYLRIREWQDLAGQLRSIAGDLGIREVSEDADPTRIHAALTAGLLSHIGLREGDGRDYQGARNTKFVLAPGSVLTRKPPRWIVVADLVETSRLFGRTAARIDPDSIERVAGHLVARTYSEPHWDARRGAVMAFERVTLYGLPLVPRRSVGYGRIDPEVSRELFIRHALVEGDWQTRHHFFRDNARLRAELEEVEERARRRDLLIGDDELFALYDARIPPEAVSARHFDAWWKKQRHKTPDLLTFTRDELLRTEQSDEHPDTWRTEDLALPLTYRFEPGAADDGVTVHIPVEVLTRIGGDGFAWQVPALREELVTALIKSLPKDLRRNFVPAPDTARAILDDMHPENGSLLTEIARELRRRTGVVVPAEAFDVAKVPAHLRVTFAVEAADGAEVARGKDLAALQDRLAAPVQRAVARAVAGSWERSGLTGWPADLDELPRSVEQASGGHTVRGFPAFVDSGTAVDVKVFALAAEQAAVMRPGLRRLVRLSVPSPVKPVERGLDMRARLTLNTSPDGPLAALLDDCADAAVDVFARELVWTRRDFEALTARVGKSLATTTMDVARRVEKVLAAAHEAQVSIPDKPVQAQVDAVTDVRAQLDRLLPKGFVTLTGVTKLADLTRYLLAIGRRMERLPHALVADRDRMDRVHAVEDAYDDLLCSLSPSRAAGQDVIDIGWQIEELRVSLWAQQLGTPRPVSEQRIYKAIGAIR